The following proteins are co-located in the Vigna unguiculata cultivar IT97K-499-35 chromosome 9, ASM411807v1, whole genome shotgun sequence genome:
- the LOC114164551 gene encoding auxin-responsive protein SAUR76-like has protein sequence MSKGGKLTKLKSVLKKWNSFSSKQSQATITSVASDGDSSSLRPVYVGKTRRQYLVSAEVIGHPLFRELVDRSRDSSSEEEEDSINVACEVVLFEHLLWMLHNADPQPESLDELADFYAC, from the coding sequence ATGTCGAAAGGAGGAAAACTAACGAAGCTGAAGTCAGTGCTCAAGAAATGGAACTCCTTCAGCAGCAAACAGAGCCAAGCCACCATCACTTCCGTAGCCAGCGACGGTGACTCCTCGTCGCTCCGCCCCGTATACGTCGGGAAGACACGGCGGCAGTACCTGGTGAGCGCGGAGGTTATCGGACACCCGCTGTTCCGGGAGCTGGTGGACAGGTCCCGCGACAGCAGCTCGGAGGAGGAGGAAGACAGCATCAACGTGGCGTGCGAGGTTGTTCTGTTTGAACACTTGCTCTGGATGCTCCACAACGCCGATCCTCAACCTGAGTCGCTGGATGAACTCGCCGATTTTTACGCCTGCTGA